Sequence from the Microplitis demolitor isolate Queensland-Clemson2020A chromosome 7, iyMicDemo2.1a, whole genome shotgun sequence genome:
ttgttttttttctattttattttttaaaagacaatCACAATACTCAACTATACAGTGTATTTAagatattactaattattatagttctttttttagtttagtaactaattactaattattaaggaGTTAAATGTCTTGATGACAAACttcgtaataaaataaataattatttgttgagcaaataattatttaaaaaatgttatgctGGTATTTcgatacttatatatatatatatatatatatatatatatatatatatatatatatatatatatatatatatatatatatatatatatatatatatatatatatatatatatatatatatatatatatatattactttatatatattacttatatatttatatatatatatatttcaatattatgACAAGTTTCACTACTAattattcatgactttttatattatagttaaaagtatcataaatttttgactcaTCACATtcctatatatttaaatagttaataagaacaatatatatgtaatattttttctatttaataaaaatataagttcatttgataatttcaattgttttatttatttaacacgcgccattttttaaaaaatttatttcatctaaattttaaaattcaaaattgtaaatttaaatttacgcgCTCAATAAATGTGCCCAGTAGCTAGCGACCTCTTTTCAAAGTAAAATcgattggaaaataattttacattcgGGTAATTGACTATTGTGGGAGCTCACATAGTCAACTTCGTAAATTTAAACGAAATTaatacgtaaattaaatttttgagataaataATAGCAAAAAATGGCTCACGAAGGCGCAAAATTTACTGGTATTCAAAAATACTTCAACAGTACTACAGATTTTGGCAGAGCAAACGTAAGTAAACCCTAAATAGCGCTTATAACCTCACATTTTAtcatgtaataattaaaagtaaaagaaaaagtaattatttaaatttatttatctgtagACTTCCAAATTGACGCTCAGTGTTCTGGGATTAATAATTGCTTACAATCTCCTGAAACCAAAGAAACAGAAAACTCAACCGAGCGCTTAGATGGAGATCTGTCATGCAAAATGTAGCACACAAGAATATAACTTATGTAACAACAGTATATTCTTTTCTGGtctactataatttttttgttaaaaaaaaaaaattacgcctctaaaaatgttaaataaaaaaaatagataagatAAATTACTTatctacaattataattacctGGTTCCTTGACAATCCTGCACACAAATcctatttatttgaaattatcagCATCGGTGagtaattcaataaattttttttttaatttttaaaaaaatttagtcaattaaatttataattatttataaaaaaaaaagtgacagTTGGCCATACCGGAGTCGAagagtagattttttatttaaatcaatttaaaatcaagttataaactcattaattagaaattatttcatatgcATTCTAAAGATTAGAAGAATTGATTAGGCTTAAGTTCAATCACGTTATTGATTCTGATACCTTTGAAATGCGACAGAAAATGAACGAAAagattacaaataaatttattatagtgTAAACTATCGAATATTTTATGAGCTAcactataaaatttacaaattttagttGTCTTatcattcaaaagttatgagGAGATGAAGCTGcgaaagtaaattatttaaatttttttcaaatattcgaGATCATCAAGTACCCAGagaaaaaggatttcttggagcaaataatttttacttgcctgagaaaatttttgcattaAGGTAAGAGACCCGATAcctgatcagggaactagtactcgatcactcatgtatttgtacatctgtatttactaaatttgactaaatatagatataaaaatacatggagtgatcgagtactagtttCCTGGTTGGGTAttaggtcttttaccttataaattgaatacatAAGTTTTCTTGgggcgggaaaaaaatttcttgcgtcaagaaattttttctagtcctaagaaaatttttgttttcatttcatacttcaaaattttaattgcgctaaaaaataacttttttctgtgtacaagAAATTGTTTTGAAACACAAGTTATGTAGGTAGTGAAAATTGAAGTCAATTTCTCGAACTTCAAGATGCattttaggaaattaaatatttatatatttaaaagtatggAACGAATGTCTTTAAAAAACCGagcgaaaaatttgaaaaattttttaatgcccTGCGAATATTACATTTCCTTAGACCCCTGACCCCCTATTCATAGTAAGCGACATCTCCCCCATAAGAGCGAAAGTATTTTAtggtctttttttaaaaataaatatatctaataaatagtaatgcaATATACTTAAaaggataaataaatactcttgTAATCATAaagagtcatttatttttggttataatttatgtacaatttttttgttttattctggAGCAAggataaattacattattaaaaaaaataaataaattgcaatGTACAAATGAAAGAAAtgtttaaagatttaaaaatgaactatGTTGAGCCTCGGCATGActgcaatttaaattcataggCAAGctattgttttatattaaaagcACTCAATATTTAATGCATTGTATACTTtgaatatatgtttatatattatttattatttagtagaTCGAATAGTCTACTATATGaggtgataaaaattttcatgactaGAATACggtcttattttttttgtcgtacAGCCATGAGAGCGTCTTTTTTTcccttttaatttattaaatataattattattttattattaaatgcttataattattaacgaaAGAGGTTTCATTATTTCTTCAAgtcaacttaaattttaaagattttgataaatttttttttattccattcaTATGACTGAGCAGTTTTATAAACAAACATAcgttgttattaattatgtcattttttaatcCACACAAATAAGGATTTCTTggtgcaagaaatttttcatcttatGACATTATGAAACGTCACTGCAAAACCTCTGTACAGACAATCCTTAACATTTTTCTGCCCAAAACATGTCTATCGTAGAATAAAACTATCCTAGAACTGATTACTTCAAAATATCTCATTTTTGGCGGGTTTCTTaacatattcaaaaataagagTGAAAACTGAGTTcaataat
This genomic interval carries:
- the LOC103576906 gene encoding ATP synthase membrane subunit K, mitochondrial, with protein sequence MAHEGAKFTGIQKYFNSTTDFGRANTSKLTLSVLGLIIAYNLLKPKKQKTQPSA